Genomic DNA from Oreochromis niloticus isolate F11D_XX unplaced genomic scaffold, O_niloticus_UMD_NMBU tig00001214_pilon, whole genome shotgun sequence:
ctaatatttaataatccacatttcactgttttatagACACAGACGAACAGGCGCACGGAGACACAAACGTGCATTCCCACCCCCATATACACAAACAAATACTCGGCACTCACCCGACGTGGAGACAGACgcaaatagacactgtacacacattcacactccccaaacatactctatatccCAGAGGGGCAAACCGTACCCAGACCCAGGAGATGTAACCCTTCTCTCTGGGGTGGAGGAAAGCAGACCACCTCCTTATCTGcagtagcagggaggccccgcatcccagaccccaatcCGACAGCctgcacctcctcccagccccccagcCCTGATGGGTAACAGAACGGGGGTGAGTGAAgaccccaaacctccctccacccgctcatatgttgtgttgctgcgtgctgttctaaagtgcatttaaaacacaggaaGGCATGGTGCTTCttgccagagagcagcacggCTCCTCCCAAAATGagattgttttaaatgtaatatatcACACTTTGTAATTTCAATTTATACATAGAGTTTAATAAAATTGTTCACCTGTCTACAGTTGCAAATAGAGCTCTGTCCAtactctttttttgttcttttgttttatctttGTAAGTTTAGCAGGTTGTAGCTAACAAGCCTAGGATTATTCTACCTTTTTATCTATCAGATCAATTCATTAGCTCTCTGGGGTCAGTCAGTTACAGCAGTTTATTTACTGTTCCTCTTTGCCATTGTTGTAAAATGCGGCATGGTGGAATAATTGACAGAATCTCCCATGAAACACTGGGTTAGGAATattttcctgttcacttattggatgcttttgtttgtgtaagataTAAGCCACACAAATCTGGGAGTGGAGATTTTAGTCTAGTTCAACTGCCAGGTATTTGGAGTTGAGTACTGGGAATAGTTGACTGGTGTAAATTTTGGCCCTTCTCTGTaaaagggagagaaaggagGAATTTGAAAGAGAAAGCAGGAAGGAGAGAGGTGGTACAACACAGTTGCAGCTGGTTGCAGCAGGAGACTCCAATGAGAGAAAATgatattttaaaggaaaatagaTTTAACATGGCCTGAATGGTTTTGCTTTCATACTAATTGCCTTTTGTCAGAAGAAAGATTCATTTTAATTAAGATTTATGTGGATTTGTTTTTCATAGGACTGGATAGGAACCTGTTAGTTTGCTGGACCTGTGCATTATGGAAGTTTAAGGAGGAAACACTTACTCTGTAATTAGGAGTTAACCAACCAGATGACACTGTTCAAGACCTAGAGAGGAAGCGCTTGAGAGTTGAATTTCCAGGATCTAGTGTGGAAATACACTCCCCACTAATGCAAGGCCTATTAAGGTGGGTGAAAATGTCATGGGAAGGCTGTGTGCAGGGAGGAGTGGTGgtaaggaggacccaaagtgcagacactTAGAGGCAAAATGTGAAACCAAaatcagctttaatgctgaactaaaaagtaacaaaactgaaaattacaaaataaactcaCATAGGCAGACCGAATACACAGTATAAGATGAGGGTAGATAGAAACACAGACAAAGGAAAACACGGGGCTTAAATAGATAgaggagcaatcagggaatgggcgacaggaggaaaacacagctggggcaaatcagggctGACGAGACAAAGTAAGCAAAACCAGGCATACCAACATGAGACACatactttcaaaataaatcagGAAACACAGACTTACAAGCAGACACTGCAACAGAGGGAAGggagacgtgggaccagggcagacacagacaccaactggacacagaacagaggggGTATGGAAACCCAACATCACAATCCAAGAAGAACCGGGGAAAATTGAAATGCAAATCAGAAACCAAAACGTTCACAGTAATAAACCAAGATGAGAACACAAATAAAggtacaaaactgaaaacactgggtcaacaaCCTAGGTACCCTAACAGAAAAGTCTTCCTCTGGAAGATGCAAGACTGATAAGTAAATGACTGCTTGTTCTTATGAGTGACCACCTGTTCCTGTTTACAACCAGGCTGATAATTCTGACCCTGGTGGCCTTGGGCCTTGGATTGCAGGCCAGAACTACACCTTCATTCACTCGTCTgctttgaaagaaaaataaaccttGTGTGCCCTATTAAGTGTGAGCGTGGTGGTTTTCTATTGGTCACTGTTAGAACTTCTTCCTTTCTTGTACTGTGGCTGTTTTGTTCTGAGGCCCACTTCTTAACACCATACTTGCACTTTCAGCATGCAAGTTTATAGTACTCATGAGTAAAATGTTAACAAAACTATTGAGTTTTTCAGAAGGATTGTTacaaagaagaaatactcaactAAACAACTTTCCTCAGTTTTTTTGCAACAAGTATCCAAACTTAAGTAGCTGATGGACACAGATACAAAGATCAGTTGGTGCTTCATCGGATCCACACTTCAAACGTCTGCCAGCATTTAGTCTCTGTACTGCAGGTCTGATCCAGACAGCAACAGATTTGAGATTTCTCACAGGTAATCACAGTATTATTGCTTTTTATTATGATTCGATTGCATTTAAGTGCCAATTTGACACCATTCAAGTGAAGCAGACTGCCTCTAActttaaatatcaaaatatcGAACATCAAACTAAAGCTTACAATAAGTCTGTTACTTACAAAGTGAGAACAGGAAGTTATCTGCTGCCACATGTGGTCATGTTTGAGTTATCTAATTTCATGTGATATGTTTTTGATATTACTTGATGGAGTATTGATCAATAAAAATGATGCTTTTTTCCCTATTATTTACTTGGTTTAAATCCTCTTGAGAACTGTTACGTTCCCCTAAAAAGTTCCAGGGGATGAGGGAAAGTAACAAAAGGTGTCCAGGTTGAaaaacagagacagggaagCAAAATGGTCAAATTAacaggtattaatgtttctatTAATAACTAAATACAGAGATGCACAAGCTGCTATCACCTTTTAATGAAAGAAAACTCAGGTGTTGGTCAGTAAACTGAAAAGTAAGTACAAAAGGATTAGTcaccaaacacacactcctCTCCACAGAGCAGGAGTAACCAATCACcacacacagctcactagctaCAACCCAAAAAGGCTCTCTGTCACTAGAGCTCGCCTTTCTCTGGCCTTAAGTACTTCTAATTGCTGATGGGAGTCAGCTGTACAAAACAGATGGGACCTTAGGCAGGAGAGATGTCAGgtgtgagtacaagaaaataattacagtttttctcagtcgcTTTGGTGCGTTTCTCAGAACACCATCAACATTTGCACAGCAGTTAGTGCATTTCCCAAAACAattagtgcaaactgcaaaacctaGTGGATAGCCTGCAAAAGCACGTCACATGCACAGAATTGATTATCCATACCGCAAAAGCAAGTATCCATGTCAATGAAACTGCCAGTgccatcaaaatgaaaagtcttGACACCATCTGTATGAACAAGATAGTCAAATGGCATTGTCATGTTTCCACTATGACAGTTTAtaatttcagtgtttcccaTTGCAAAAACAATTGGTGACACCTGAAAATGCTGACGACAGCACTATGGCCTACCTGTACAGCCATCTGAAATGTGCAGTGAAGTCACTGTAGATGTTATCGGAGTCTTGGGAGTAACTGAGACACTGAATACGTACGTTTCACATTTCCATTGTATAGAAGTGTTTGTAATCCTACAGaattgtgcaaaagaaaaatatgctaCAGTCACTTGTTCACTGTAGAATACATGTAAACATAAAATCACCCATTTGGTAGAGCTGTGCACTAATGTGAACAATAAACAGCACATGTAACAGTACAGTAAATCATTCTGGCACATCCAGACGTCTGTCTGGCCACATATTTTCATCTACATCACAACAGATGTTATCCCTCGCAATGCAGCGAGGAAAGTATCTCCTGGAGTGGCGaatccatcctctgcaggaccctgctgtgatgtcatcacatgCTGCATCCATGGCTGCTAGCAGGGCCATTTGCTCATGTGGATGCCGGTCATAAACTTTCCACCTCCAGGCAGAGAAAAACTCCTCTATTGGATTAAGGAATGGGGAATATGGAGGGAGATATTCAACCAGAATTCTGTCATATGCTGCAAACCACTCTCTGACCTGATGGGAGTGGTGAAAACGGACATTATCCCAGACAACAACATACTTGCTGAGTTGGCCTCCACCTCTCTCATTCTCAGGGACTAGGTCCCTGTAAAGAGTGTCTAAAAATGTCAGGAGATGTTGGGTATTGTATGGACCAAGAAGGGGGATATGGGTGAGGACGCCGTTGTCTGAGATGGCTGCACACATGGTAATATTCCCTCCGCGCTGACCAGGGACTTCAGTGGTTGCCCTCTGTCCAATGCGATTCCTTCCATGCCTTCTGCCTTTGGCCAGATTGAAACCTGCCTCATCAACATATATGAATGTGTGCAGTGTTTCCCTGGCTTCCAGCTCCAGTACACGCtttagagagagacagaaatgcaATGTCACAATATGCCTGTGTACAGTAACAAACAGTAATGCATGCATTTGGTAAAACACATTGTAGAGTATGTGCTGTGGAATTGCAAGTGTACTGCATGAAACTACGAAGTACTGTAAAACAGTTTGCAGTGCAGAACATAGAAGACCAGCTTTACCTGCACATACTGGTGACGGATCTCCTTCACCCTGTCACTGTTTCGTTCAAATGGCACTTTATACAATTGCTTCATGTGGATTTCATTCTTCTTGAGTACTCTGTCAATTGTTGAAATTGAAACAGATTCAATATTGCCAAATACCGTGTAGTTCTCTATGACAGCGCTTTGTATTTCTCTCAGCTTTATTGCATTGTTTGCAATGACCATTGCACAAATGGCTTCTTCTTGCTGTGGGGCAAAAAGTGGCCCTCTTCCGCCTCCGCGAGGTTGTCTGACAATCCTATGTGGTGCAGAGTGGACTTTTTGTGAATTTGCAAATACAGTACAGTAACATGTGATGTGTCTGAGATGGCAGAGTACAGTACAGTGAATTACTGTTTGCATACCTGTTTTCCCTACGGAATGTTTGAATGATTGAACTGACAGTAGTTCTTCCAATATTGGGTTGCACCCTTCGACCAGCCTCCTCCATGGTGAGGCCGTGATTGACAACATGGTCCACAATTGTAGCCCTTATTTCATTAGGAATCCGCCTATATCTGCCTCTTCTCCCTCTTCCCCTTCCCCTTCCTCCCCGCATCCTCACCCCTCTTCCACGGTGCTGACCTTCCATTTTGTGTCACAGAAGTGTAGAAATGGTACACACTAGCTCCTGCGCAGTTTATATATGCTTGCCAATTGGGGATTCACAGGATTCATCCATAATTGACAGTGAACAAGTTGTTTGTCATTGGTTACAACTGAACTTTCACACGCCTCCTCATGAGTGACAGCTGTAATTCACCTGAGATCAATTGTTCAATTTCGGAGCCATTTCCAGGAAAAATGATACAGAAAGGTATAGGATTTGCTTGACAGATGGCCAATATTTGGCATGTGATAACTAGTTCAACAATTTTGTGTGTGATGACTCAAGCAATGGATGTATGACTATTAGTTTTATTGGGAACGACTATTCAGCATCCATAGGTATGATTACTTTTGACTGACATGACATAAGCAAATGGAAATGTCAGGAAGCAGCAGGGAAATGTATGGAAGCAACTGATTCATGTCCAAGATCATTTGCAGTTTgttcagagaggggagaaattGCTACTATGATGTGCACAAATGACTGAGTGTTGTGGAGGTTGAACTAATAGTTATGAGAATTTCAATTCTGATCTGAGAAACgcaccaaagcaactgagaaaaactgtattaTAATAtgatgtgttaaatttgtttatatCAGAGGAATAAGGAAGAatttgtctgtgttttagtttggcGTAGCTGTAGGCCggagtgtgtgtaattgtttagagGGAAAGGAATTTATGGGCACTGGGGGTCTGCTGTCAtgaaaggagacaggaagttacatttgggggttgctgatgctgatgcttgtgcctttaataaaaactcataaTTGTTATAACTTAGAAGCaggtttgcaggagactctccaccttatctgtaaatgtaagacaacaagaggccattggcccagtggatgcagagtgggggtctcagtgtttgtaatatgttaactctgttttgtatgttgtctaaaggaatttggtgtagcttgggtgaggagattacttttatgaccgGCAGGAAgtcatacacacagagacacacacacagtgctttgacCGTTACGACGCACCCACAcctacatgcacactcactcacgtgcactcacatagacatacGTGTACGTGCACaaacaggcactcacgtgctcgtgcatacacacagacacagagtttgcagcacaccatgggggttttatgatggggtcacttctataaagctgactgtaacaaacaaaggagaggagatttgcagagggacaccggccttgcACGTCTCCCCTTCTAGAAGATGCATGCTtaactgaagatgaataaagatgaataaaggtttttgtgaaataactactgagttccggtgccgtcTCTGGATGCCCGAGGAATGGAAagaaccggggtgaaactgatttcgtaacacaggacacacccacacaaggGCAATTTCAGGAAGAGGCCCTGCTAAGGCCATAACAGGAACAATAGAGGTCAACACAAAATGTTTTATCTTAGACTTAGATCTTAGAATTCTTTGAAGGCAGGCATCAAATTCAGAAGAAAGTCAGTAAGCCAATCTTAATGTGAACAAGACTGAAGAGATTTTTTTATGACATATATAATGTTGGCGATCACAATCCTCTGGATCCAGCTATGTAGACgcacacaaacaacaaactgctgcactgatctttttttaagtggttaaaaataattttcacaAATACA
This window encodes:
- the LOC109200882 gene encoding uncharacterized protein LOC109200882, which produces MLSITASPWRRLVEGCNPILEELLSVQSFKHSVGKTGMQTVIHCTVLCHLRHITCYCTVFANSQKVHSAPHRIVRQPRGGGRGPLFAPQQEEAICAMVIANNAIKLREIQSAVIENYTVFGNIESVSISTIDRVLKKNEIHMKQLYKVPFERNSDRVKEIRHQYVQRVLELEARETLHTFIYVDEAGFNLAKGRRHGRNRIGQRATTEVPGQRGGNITMCAAISDNGVLTHIPLLGPYNTQHLLTFLDTLYRDLVPENERGGGQLSKYVVVWDNVRFHHSHQVREWFAAYDRILVEYLPPYSPFLNPIEEFFSAWRWKVYDRHPHEQMALLAAMDAACDDITAGSCRGWIRHSRRYFPRCIARDNICCDVDENMWPDRRLDVPE